Proteins from a genomic interval of Paenibacillus sp. RC334:
- a CDS encoding crossover junction endodeoxyribonuclease RuvC, translated as MAKTTRPRPLRVLGLDLSLSPGIAAIEVRNRQPYLVACSSVATSTDDPDAVRNYIVESFVAQFVREHRPFDHVVREDFTAGRNKRATQTIFSSWAAADRALYSYGYQAADLKPALAPTSVKRLVAGNGKAEKAEVAEAVRRLLRLDEDYVFKTGYDDSDACAVALAYLIREGLIDTEGVAA; from the coding sequence TTGGCGAAGACGACGCGGCCTAGGCCGTTACGCGTACTCGGACTCGACTTATCGTTATCGCCTGGCATTGCTGCGATTGAGGTACGGAACAGGCAACCGTATCTCGTCGCTTGTTCTTCCGTTGCAACGTCGACCGACGACCCGGACGCCGTACGTAATTACATCGTTGAGTCGTTCGTAGCGCAATTTGTACGCGAGCATCGTCCGTTCGACCACGTTGTTCGCGAGGACTTTACGGCTGGCCGGAATAAGCGCGCTACGCAAACGATATTCAGCTCGTGGGCTGCGGCAGATCGTGCGTTGTACTCCTACGGATATCAGGCGGCGGATTTAAAGCCTGCGTTAGCGCCTACGTCAGTTAAGCGACTAGTCGCTGGAAATGGCAAGGCAGAGAAGGCGGAAGTAGCGGAGGCTGTGCGGAGATTGTTGCGGCTAGATGAGGACTACGTATTTAAAACGGGATATGACGACTCGGATGCGTGTGCGGTGGCGCTGGCGTATTTGATACGTGAGGGCTTAATAGATACGGAGGGAGTTGCGGCGTGA
- a CDS encoding 3'-5' exonuclease has protein sequence MNEIVTVIDIETTGLDATTDHITEIAAIRAEVGPGGYIREIGRFQTYVALPPGVEIPEFITELTGIKTEDLRGAPDVACVRTSLRRFLIESTAIVHNAPFDLSFAPLPMFTLGFACTRAMSRLVDPDESASLADVCQRYGVELNGHHRAMNDVEATLQLYAILREKAEVNGITYSNVVIDSEERPLTYVPPGAIVRTITKTKEAV, from the coding sequence ATGAACGAAATCGTAACGGTAATTGACATAGAAACAACGGGCCTTGACGCCACCACCGATCACATTACGGAAATTGCCGCTATCCGAGCGGAAGTTGGGCCCGGCGGTTATATCCGCGAAATTGGACGATTCCAGACGTACGTTGCGCTGCCGCCTGGTGTGGAGATTCCGGAGTTCATCACGGAGTTGACTGGGATTAAGACAGAGGATTTGCGCGGTGCTCCTGACGTAGCTTGCGTTAGAACATCGTTACGCCGGTTCCTAATCGAGTCGACCGCCATCGTGCATAACGCTCCGTTTGATTTATCCTTTGCGCCGTTGCCTATGTTTACGCTAGGGTTCGCCTGCACTCGCGCCATGTCCCGCTTAGTCGATCCAGACGAATCCGCAAGTCTCGCGGATGTATGCCAACGATATGGCGTTGAACTAAACGGCCACCACCGCGCTATGAATGACGTGGAGGCTACGTTGCAACTTTACGCAATCCTGCGAGAGAAGGCGGAAGTTAACGGAATCACATATAGTAATGTTGTGATTGACAGCGAGGAAAGACCGTTGACTTACGTACCGCCTGGTGCGATTGTACGGACGATTACGAAAACCAAGGAGGCGGTTTGA
- a CDS encoding DNA polymerase, whose amino-acid sequence MVTITDANYHAIVRKLITDERKVPKGTNLQNMPSKGAGTSVRNQFIPRPGSTFVGADLGQIEPRIMSHIMYTRYGDNSMRQIFVDGVDLYTTMAMMTFDLPQEYCVDKAYDPTHTFQPRRMMKTGQLAVSYDQSPKSFAKKMGVSDDVAAMFFENFDRTFPSFKTMVADIREFMRKHGYVETLDGRKRRFPDYKSAAAAAAKNEQRLIRLYTERKALRNKPKLSVLDSAKMLRIQDEIDVLSEKRGLIGYWERASFNAVIQGTGADVLKRIGIRNAQECRARGWEFNASIHDEIKNSIPNEQLTRETIALIDEIMTQTVTFSVPLVTDIVIEPRWMQEYGPDEWDYKNCCPLPEFANKYEEAA is encoded by the coding sequence TTGGTCACGATAACTGATGCAAATTACCACGCTATCGTCCGTAAGCTCATCACTGACGAGCGCAAAGTCCCTAAAGGCACGAATTTGCAGAATATGCCGTCAAAGGGCGCAGGAACCTCTGTACGTAATCAGTTTATACCCCGCCCTGGCTCTACGTTCGTCGGCGCTGACCTAGGGCAAATAGAGCCTAGAATAATGAGCCACATCATGTATACGCGATATGGCGATAACTCCATGCGTCAAATCTTCGTTGACGGCGTTGACCTTTATACGACGATGGCGATGATGACTTTCGATTTGCCCCAGGAGTATTGCGTAGATAAGGCGTACGACCCGACGCACACATTCCAACCACGCAGGATGATGAAGACAGGTCAACTCGCGGTATCGTACGATCAGTCGCCGAAGTCATTTGCGAAGAAGATGGGCGTTAGTGATGACGTAGCTGCGATGTTCTTCGAAAATTTCGACCGTACCTTTCCGTCGTTTAAAACGATGGTTGCGGACATCCGCGAGTTTATGCGTAAACACGGTTACGTCGAAACGTTGGACGGACGTAAGCGGAGATTTCCGGATTACAAGAGTGCTGCGGCGGCTGCGGCCAAGAATGAGCAGCGCCTGATCCGGCTATATACGGAACGGAAAGCACTTCGGAATAAGCCGAAACTCAGTGTGTTAGATTCCGCGAAGATGCTGCGGATTCAGGACGAAATCGACGTGTTGTCCGAGAAGCGCGGGCTTATCGGATATTGGGAACGCGCGTCATTTAACGCCGTGATTCAAGGGACTGGCGCGGATGTGCTGAAACGAATCGGTATCCGTAACGCCCAAGAGTGTCGAGCGCGGGGTTGGGAGTTTAATGCGTCCATTCACGATGAGATCAAAAATTCGATACCTAACGAACAATTAACGCGAGAGACGATCGCGCTTATCGACGAGATTATGACGCAGACAGTTACGTTTAGTGTACCGCTCGTGACGGATATCGTGATTGAACCGCGCTGGATGCAGGAGTACGGGCCGGACGAGTGGGATTACAAGAATTGCTGTCCGCTACCGGAATTTGCGAATAAGTACGAGGAGGCTGCGTAA